A part of Pseudomonadota bacterium genomic DNA contains:
- a CDS encoding DUF6763 family protein: MANLVVPSVGGWYRHTDGRVFEVVALDEPSGTIETQHFDGTVEEIDVDTWDDQEPMEIQPPEDYTGSMDLQKEDYGVDYDDSPHAVWFDPLDYFDAGDR, from the coding sequence ATGGCAAACCTAGTCGTTCCGAGCGTGGGAGGCTGGTACCGGCACACGGATGGCCGCGTATTCGAAGTGGTCGCGTTGGATGAGCCTTCGGGCACCATCGAGACCCAGCATTTCGATGGCACCGTCGAGGAGATCGACGTCGACACCTGGGATGACCAGGAGCCGATGGAGATACAGCCGCCGGAGGACTACACCGGCTCGATGGATCTACAGAAAGAAGACTACGGCGTGGACTACGACGATAGTCCGCACGCCGTCTGGTTCGATCCCCTCGATTACTTCGACGCCGGCGATCGCTGA
- a CDS encoding MarC family protein has translation MFESFVKTFVVFFVVVEPISLVPVFAALTRGGGAVFRRRMAVKSVALAAVIFALFLLSGDLLLRTLGISLDAFKIAGGLLLFLLSVDMVFARQSGLRSATVREQEEARYREDISVFPLAFPLIAGPGALATLVLLGASTDGDPVAMAALGLVVLTVLAITLALLLGARYVERLIGVTGANVISRLAGVVLVALAVQFVIDGVRDTVVSTRQAVQALEAQATAVAPPVDDATTAPVPETETPQAPAEPSSPET, from the coding sequence ATGTTCGAGTCGTTCGTTAAAACCTTCGTCGTGTTCTTCGTGGTCGTAGAACCGATCTCGCTGGTGCCCGTGTTCGCGGCGCTCACCCGCGGCGGCGGCGCGGTATTCCGCCGGCGCATGGCCGTGAAGTCCGTGGCGCTCGCGGCGGTGATCTTCGCCCTGTTTCTGCTCAGCGGCGATCTGCTTCTGCGCACCCTCGGCATCAGTCTGGACGCGTTCAAGATCGCGGGCGGCTTGCTGCTGTTTCTGCTCTCAGTCGACATGGTGTTCGCGCGCCAGTCGGGTCTGCGTTCGGCCACCGTGCGCGAGCAGGAGGAAGCCCGCTATCGCGAGGACATCTCCGTCTTCCCCCTGGCCTTTCCCCTAATCGCAGGGCCGGGCGCCCTGGCCACCTTGGTGCTCCTCGGGGCGAGCACGGACGGGGATCCGGTGGCGATGGCCGCGCTGGGCTTGGTGGTGCTGACGGTGCTTGCGATCACGCTCGCGCTCCTGCTCGGCGCGCGCTATGTGGAACGGCTGATCGGGGTCACCGGCGCCAACGTGATCAGTCGCCTGGCTGGCGTGGTGTTGGTGGCGTTGGCGGTGCAGTTCGTGATCGACGGCGTGCGCGACACGGTGGTCAGCACGCGCCAGGCGGTACAAGCTCTGGAGGCTCAGGCAACGGCGGTGGCACCGCCAGTCGACGACGCGACGACCGCCCCCGTGCCTGAGACGGAAACGCCCCAGGCGCCCGCCGAACCCTCTTCGCCAGAAACCTAA
- the trmB gene encoding tRNA (guanosine(46)-N7)-methyltransferase TrmB: MRSFVRRDGRLTRAQREGLERLYPELGIPIDNTPIDLSATFGRDAPCCVDIGFGNGASLLWHAERFPEQNFLGIEVYPPGVGRALNGIEERGLSNVRIAQQDAVEVFEHRLAPDAIDRVMLLFPDPWPKKRHHKRRIVQPAFLDLVSRALRPDGILHMATDWAPYGEAMIEVADAHAGLERVVDEAQLAAATTRPQTHFERRGERLGHEVLDLAYRVV, translated from the coding sequence GGCGCGACGGACGGCTCACCCGCGCCCAGCGCGAAGGCCTCGAGCGCCTGTACCCGGAGCTGGGCATCCCGATCGACAACACGCCGATCGACCTGAGCGCTACCTTCGGTCGTGACGCCCCCTGCTGCGTGGACATAGGCTTCGGCAACGGCGCCAGCTTGCTCTGGCACGCCGAGCGCTTCCCGGAGCAAAACTTCCTTGGCATCGAGGTGTACCCACCCGGCGTTGGCCGCGCCCTGAACGGCATCGAGGAGCGCGGGCTGAGCAACGTACGCATCGCGCAGCAAGACGCCGTCGAGGTGTTCGAGCATCGCCTGGCCCCCGACGCGATCGACCGGGTGATGCTGCTCTTCCCAGACCCCTGGCCGAAGAAGCGCCACCACAAGCGACGCATCGTGCAACCGGCCTTCCTCGATCTGGTGAGCCGCGCCCTGCGGCCTGACGGCATCCTCCACATGGCGACGGACTGGGCGCCCTACGGCGAGGCCATGATCGAGGTGGCGGACGCCCACGCCGGCCTGGAGCGTGTCGTGGACGAGGCACAGCTAGCCGCCGCCACCACGCGCCCGCAAACGCACTTCGAGCGCCGCGGCGAACGCCTGGGCCACGAGGTGCTGGATCTCGCCTATCGAGTCGTTTAG